From one Luteolibacter sp. Y139 genomic stretch:
- a CDS encoding LamG-like jellyroll fold domain-containing protein gives MKKSTVYRCAALLWAATLPLFAQQHGLTSRPDVDAYYDGTFPTTPPAVPGNWSTVIAFPNLTFLNPVGLAPVPGTNKLIVWERDGKIWTFDNNAATTTKTLVVDLSSNVQGWDDSGLLGLALHPDFQNNHQMYIWYNWRGGITGGAGDLGPVIGDANTRPPTATPTRDRLSRFVLDANLQTTKASEYVVIDQQDASVWHNGGGMFFHPQNGFLYITNGDDQDSALNTQRNDRALFSCVIRIDVDQRGGAISHAPTKRPVNEVSPTWPRYYVPNDNPFVGQPNALEEMFAIGLRSPHRMTIDPVTGRIFIGDVGNGAREEVSVIEPNDPPGLNFQWATIEGKGGDLTGSYIGTSKGPIIDYAHSSQDGSCVVGGYVYRGTEFPELYGKYIFGDNMSGIIWYLDESVSPAAKVTLAVLPDGPGPNSGNDYRGLGSFGLDANRELYMCRLSSTEGRIYKLQRGGPPPGSPLPATLGATGLFSNLAALTPDARLIPYQLNEPFWSDGAIKSRFAAIPNGTTVGFQPTGEWSFPHGSVLVKHFDLPVSDVDPNAKRRLETRVIVKQDDGEVYGATYKWRADQSDADLLDGSLTENISIATAPIGSFTSQDIGGPALAGSTVRNGNAITITAGGTDIWGTSDQFHYAHQQRTGDFDVAVRIESVVQSDLYTKTGLMVRDSLAANARHVMALVFPSNAARNNNTGGYEFQYRATTGGSATALYPAAPQPKVNYPDTWLRMRREGDTFIAYWSSDGFTWAEYQRTTLDLPDQVYFGLAVTAHTASPTTVAKFHVDTRRQPWYFPSRQDCLRCHNPQSGGVLGPSTRQFNREMLFPNGVTDQQLSAWSHVGLFDHGPEDAELPGLQKLSHHNDTSASLQERARSYLDANCSYCHRPNGVHALWDARYLTPFQDQGIYYGPVLNSLGNPNARVVVPQSLNDSILHHRISITGENQMPPLGRNMVDKDGVAMLEAWINSLPEENVTPPATLVATAVSNTQVNLTWQDLSSNEAGFSIERSLDGVSFTSLAIVGPGVTSYSDITAEPFQTNSYRVMAFGEYVYSTPSNIASATANVGPPAPEIRLTGNGIDISNNDLTPSAADGTDFGVSTPGTGNVTRTFTIQNLGNLPLNLTGSPRVRIQGTDASSFSVSAQPPASLTGPGSTNIQIVFAPQGYGAKNATVVIASNDASEPVTTFAVTGVGLDDGIVAWWRFDDASGGTAADATGFGRTGTLTAPLPQWQASGQIGGSLRFTGEVNQSVTVANHASLNPTAAISISAWVYSSDWASNRRVLQKGDADNQYRLLIEGGKLVWEIANVGEIQAPLPPLNQWFHLAATYDGARMRVFVNGVQTGVLAATGAIPVTADAMYLGTKTPAATAGDHLNGSLDDVRVYNRALKVTEIGVLAGLDLSDNLIGWWKLDETSGTNAADSSGAGLSGTLTTPLPQWQASGGRLGGALLFTGQSGQSVTVANTASLNPTTAISVSAWVNATAWSGNNRILQKGNTDNQYRLLAENSKFVWDISGVGRLETALPPVNQWVHVASTYDGDRMVLYFDGVEVGSIAATAAVPVTANPLYFSTKTPASGAVNHLNGKLDQVRLYGRALSAAEVTQLALEGNTVSIAVGDATARKGTGDTGLFTVSRTGPTTAALSVPFFLSGSAMTGLDFSLNPALEGFAIPAGQSSANLLVQPIDSASVTGPTTVTLALGNVPGYLQGNASSTVTIQDSPLNDWKIAAFGGLAGAQAAGAADSADADGDGLDTLLEAALGGSPTASDAGRLPVEEVELVDGQLYLTSTYVRPKPALAGISYVHRRSMTLGDWDLAVMVSGYPVDNGNGTETVKIRTALPVGGQPKQFLKLEITRP, from the coding sequence ATGAAAAAATCCACCGTCTACCGTTGCGCCGCGTTGTTGTGGGCAGCAACGCTGCCTCTTTTCGCCCAGCAGCACGGGCTTACCTCCCGGCCGGATGTGGATGCCTATTACGACGGCACTTTTCCGACCACGCCGCCGGCGGTGCCGGGGAATTGGTCCACGGTGATCGCGTTTCCGAACCTAACCTTCCTCAACCCCGTGGGCCTCGCGCCGGTCCCGGGGACGAACAAATTGATCGTGTGGGAGCGCGATGGGAAGATCTGGACCTTCGACAACAACGCGGCGACCACGACGAAGACGCTCGTCGTCGATCTTTCCTCAAACGTCCAAGGCTGGGATGACTCCGGTTTGCTGGGGTTGGCGCTTCACCCGGACTTTCAGAACAACCACCAGATGTACATCTGGTACAATTGGCGTGGCGGCATCACCGGTGGCGCTGGTGACCTCGGTCCGGTGATTGGCGATGCCAATACCCGTCCGCCGACCGCGACGCCGACCCGCGACCGGCTCTCTCGCTTCGTGCTCGATGCGAACCTGCAGACCACCAAGGCCAGCGAGTACGTGGTGATCGATCAGCAGGATGCGAGCGTCTGGCACAATGGCGGCGGGATGTTCTTCCATCCGCAGAATGGCTTCCTCTACATCACCAATGGCGACGACCAAGACTCCGCGCTCAATACGCAGCGCAATGATCGTGCGCTCTTCTCCTGCGTGATCCGCATCGATGTGGACCAACGCGGCGGTGCGATCAGCCATGCGCCGACCAAGCGTCCGGTGAATGAAGTCAGTCCGACTTGGCCGCGCTACTATGTGCCGAATGACAATCCCTTCGTCGGTCAACCGAATGCGCTGGAGGAAATGTTCGCGATCGGTTTGCGCAGCCCGCACCGCATGACCATCGACCCGGTGACCGGGCGGATTTTCATCGGTGATGTCGGGAATGGTGCGCGGGAGGAAGTCAGCGTGATCGAGCCGAATGATCCGCCGGGGCTGAACTTCCAGTGGGCCACGATTGAAGGGAAGGGTGGGGATCTCACTGGATCATACATCGGGACCAGCAAGGGGCCCATCATCGACTACGCGCATTCGTCGCAGGACGGGAGCTGTGTGGTGGGCGGCTATGTTTACCGGGGCACTGAGTTTCCCGAGCTCTACGGGAAATACATTTTCGGCGACAACATGAGCGGCATCATCTGGTACCTCGATGAGTCGGTCAGCCCGGCGGCGAAGGTGACACTCGCGGTGCTGCCGGATGGTCCGGGGCCGAACTCGGGCAACGACTACCGTGGTCTCGGCTCCTTCGGTCTCGATGCGAATCGCGAACTCTACATGTGCCGGCTGAGCAGCACGGAAGGGCGGATCTACAAGCTCCAGCGGGGTGGGCCGCCGCCGGGATCGCCTTTGCCGGCGACTCTGGGTGCGACCGGCTTGTTCAGCAATCTCGCGGCCCTGACGCCTGATGCTCGGTTGATCCCGTATCAGCTCAATGAACCCTTCTGGTCGGACGGCGCGATCAAGTCGCGGTTCGCGGCGATTCCGAATGGAACCACGGTGGGCTTCCAGCCCACGGGCGAGTGGAGCTTTCCCCATGGTTCCGTCTTGGTGAAGCACTTCGATCTGCCGGTCAGCGACGTCGATCCGAATGCGAAGCGCAGGCTCGAAACGCGCGTGATCGTGAAGCAGGATGATGGCGAGGTGTATGGGGCGACTTACAAGTGGCGCGCCGACCAGAGCGATGCGGATTTGCTGGATGGCAGCCTGACTGAAAACATCTCGATCGCCACCGCGCCGATCGGCTCCTTTACCAGCCAGGACATCGGTGGTCCGGCCTTGGCGGGATCGACTGTTAGAAACGGCAATGCGATCACGATCACCGCAGGTGGCACGGATATCTGGGGAACGAGCGATCAATTCCACTACGCGCACCAGCAGCGCACTGGAGACTTCGATGTCGCGGTGCGGATCGAGAGCGTGGTGCAGTCCGATCTTTACACGAAAACGGGCCTGATGGTCCGCGACTCGCTCGCGGCGAATGCCCGTCACGTGATGGCGCTGGTTTTCCCGAGCAATGCGGCGCGTAACAACAATACCGGCGGCTACGAGTTCCAGTATCGTGCGACCACCGGCGGGAGTGCCACTGCGCTCTATCCTGCGGCTCCGCAGCCGAAGGTGAACTATCCGGATACCTGGCTGCGGATGCGACGTGAGGGTGACACCTTCATCGCTTACTGGAGTTCGGATGGCTTCACGTGGGCCGAGTACCAGCGGACCACGCTTGATTTGCCGGATCAGGTTTACTTCGGCCTGGCAGTCACGGCGCACACGGCCTCGCCGACGACGGTGGCGAAGTTCCACGTCGATACCCGCCGGCAGCCGTGGTACTTCCCGAGCCGGCAGGACTGCCTGCGTTGCCACAATCCGCAGTCGGGCGGTGTGCTCGGGCCGAGCACGCGGCAGTTCAATCGCGAGATGCTGTTCCCCAATGGTGTCACCGACCAGCAGCTCAGCGCGTGGAGCCATGTGGGTCTCTTCGACCATGGCCCCGAGGATGCGGAGCTGCCGGGATTGCAAAAGCTCTCCCATCACAACGACACCAGCGCCTCACTGCAAGAGAGGGCCCGCTCGTATCTGGATGCGAATTGCTCCTATTGCCACCGGCCGAATGGCGTGCATGCCTTGTGGGATGCGCGCTATTTGACGCCTTTCCAAGACCAGGGGATTTATTACGGCCCGGTTCTCAATTCGCTCGGGAATCCCAATGCCCGCGTCGTGGTGCCGCAAAGCTTGAACGACTCGATCCTGCATCATCGCATCAGCATCACGGGCGAGAACCAGATGCCGCCGCTGGGACGGAACATGGTCGACAAGGATGGCGTGGCCATGCTGGAGGCGTGGATCAATTCGCTGCCGGAAGAGAACGTGACGCCGCCGGCAACGCTCGTGGCGACCGCCGTGTCGAACACGCAGGTGAATCTGACGTGGCAGGATCTTTCCAGCAACGAGGCCGGCTTTTCGATCGAGCGGTCGCTCGATGGCGTGAGCTTCACCTCGCTGGCGATCGTGGGGCCGGGCGTGACCTCATATAGCGACATTACCGCGGAGCCGTTTCAGACGAACTCGTACCGGGTGATGGCATTCGGCGAGTATGTTTATTCCACGCCGTCGAACATCGCGTCAGCGACGGCGAATGTCGGACCGCCAGCGCCGGAGATCCGGCTCACGGGAAATGGGATCGACATCTCCAACAACGACCTCACGCCCAGTGCCGCGGATGGGACGGACTTCGGCGTTTCCACGCCGGGCACCGGCAACGTGACGCGGACCTTCACGATCCAGAATCTGGGCAATTTGCCGCTCAATCTAACGGGATCGCCACGGGTCCGCATCCAAGGGACGGATGCTTCGTCGTTCAGCGTTTCGGCGCAGCCTCCGGCCAGCCTGACGGGTCCGGGCAGCACGAATATCCAGATCGTTTTCGCGCCGCAGGGCTATGGCGCCAAGAATGCCACGGTGGTGATCGCTTCCAATGATGCGAGCGAGCCGGTCACGACATTTGCGGTCACCGGCGTCGGGCTTGATGATGGGATTGTCGCGTGGTGGCGCTTCGATGATGCCAGTGGTGGGACTGCGGCGGATGCCACGGGTTTCGGTCGCACCGGCACGCTGACCGCGCCCTTGCCACAGTGGCAGGCGAGCGGGCAGATCGGCGGTTCGCTGCGTTTCACCGGCGAGGTCAACCAGAGCGTGACGGTGGCGAACCACGCTTCGCTGAATCCCACCGCGGCGATCTCGATTTCGGCATGGGTGTATTCGTCTGACTGGGCGAGCAACCGGCGCGTGCTCCAGAAGGGCGATGCTGACAACCAGTACCGCCTGCTCATCGAGGGCGGCAAGCTGGTCTGGGAGATTGCGAACGTCGGCGAGATCCAGGCTCCGCTGCCGCCGTTGAACCAGTGGTTCCATCTCGCCGCGACCTACGACGGCGCGCGGATGCGCGTCTTTGTCAATGGAGTGCAGACCGGCGTGCTCGCCGCGACCGGTGCGATTCCGGTGACTGCCGATGCCATGTATCTTGGCACCAAGACGCCTGCGGCGACGGCGGGCGATCATCTCAACGGCTCGCTGGATGACGTGCGTGTTTACAATCGCGCACTGAAGGTCACTGAGATCGGCGTCCTCGCCGGACTGGATCTATCAGACAATCTGATCGGCTGGTGGAAGCTCGATGAAACGAGCGGCACCAACGCCGCGGACTCCAGCGGGGCGGGGCTCTCGGGCACGCTGACCACGCCGCTGCCGCAATGGCAGGCGAGCGGTGGTCGCTTGGGCGGGGCGCTTCTTTTCACGGGGCAGTCCGGACAGAGCGTGACGGTTGCGAATACCGCCTCGCTCAATCCAACGACAGCGATTTCCGTCAGTGCCTGGGTGAATGCCACGGCCTGGAGCGGCAACAACCGCATCCTGCAAAAGGGAAATACCGACAATCAATATCGCCTGCTCGCCGAGAACAGTAAGTTCGTTTGGGATATTTCGGGCGTAGGCCGCCTGGAGACGGCGCTGCCGCCGGTCAATCAGTGGGTGCATGTGGCGAGCACGTATGATGGCGACCGCATGGTGCTTTACTTCGATGGCGTGGAGGTTGGTTCGATTGCCGCGACGGCCGCGGTGCCGGTAACCGCCAATCCACTCTATTTCTCGACGAAGACTCCGGCTTCGGGCGCCGTGAATCACCTGAACGGCAAGCTGGATCAGGTCCGGCTCTATGGGCGCGCATTGAGTGCGGCAGAAGTGACGCAGCTCGCCCTCGAAGGGAATACCGTTTCGATCGCGGTTGGCGATGCCACGGCCCGGAAGGGTACTGGCGACACGGGTCTTTTCACCGTGAGCCGCACGGGCCCGACCACTGCGGCATTGAGTGTTCCGTTCTTCCTCAGTGGCAGCGCGATGACAGGCCTGGACTTCTCGCTCAATCCCGCGTTGGAGGGTTTCGCGATTCCTGCAGGGCAGAGCTCGGCGAATCTGCTCGTCCAGCCGATCGACTCCGCCTCGGTCACGGGACCGACGACGGTGACGCTCGCGCTTGGCAACGTGCCGGGCTATCTGCAGGGAAATGCCAGCTCCACCGTGACGATCCAGGACTCGCCGCTCAATGACTGGAAGATCGCGGCTTTCGGTGGTCTTGCCGGGGCGCAGGCTGCGGGCGCGGCCGATAGTGCGGACGCGGACGGCGATGGTCTCGATACCTTGCTAGAGGCAGCGCTTGGCGGCAGTCCAACGGCATCCGATGCCGGACGTTTGCCGGTGGAGGAAGTGGAGCTGGTGGATGGACAGCTTTACCTCACCTCAACCTATGTCAGGCCGAAGCCGGCGCTGGCGGGGATCTCCTATGTTCATCGTAGGTCGATGACGCTGGGAGACTGGGATCTCGCGGTGATGGTTAGCGGCTATCCGGTCGACAATGGCAACGGCACTGAAACGGTGAAGATCCGCACGGCCTTGCCGGTCGGGGGGCAGCCGAAGCAGTTCCTGAAGCTGGAGATCACGAGGCCGTGA
- a CDS encoding outer membrane protein assembly factor BamB family protein: protein MILRSALAAVLLAAPAADARDVLIQGRGKLALWSDGKIAWEMPWGAIHDIHRGDDGKIYVQKDMHEVCAIDPEKKEVVWSYDSTKSNGNEGKRLEVHAFQPLKDGNMMIAESGVGRIIEVDHDGKLLKEVPLKRDHPEPHRDTRLARKLDNGHYLVCQEGDGTVREYDADGKVFWEYAVPMFGKQAKDGHGPEAFGNCTFSSLRLKNGNTLLTTGNGHSVLEVTPEKEIVWKIEQNDLPGITLAWVTTLQILPNGNYIIGNCHAGPGQPNLIELEPKTKKVVWQLDGFEQFGNDVSNTLVVKP from the coding sequence ATGATTCTCCGCTCTGCTCTCGCCGCCGTCCTCCTCGCCGCTCCCGCCGCCGATGCCCGCGATGTCCTGATCCAGGGCAGGGGCAAGCTCGCCCTCTGGAGCGATGGCAAAATCGCTTGGGAAATGCCGTGGGGCGCCATCCACGACATCCACCGCGGCGATGACGGCAAGATCTACGTCCAGAAGGACATGCACGAGGTCTGCGCGATCGACCCGGAGAAAAAGGAGGTCGTCTGGAGCTACGATTCCACCAAATCCAACGGCAACGAAGGCAAGCGCCTCGAAGTCCACGCCTTCCAGCCCCTCAAGGACGGAAACATGATGATCGCCGAGAGCGGCGTCGGCCGCATCATCGAGGTCGATCACGATGGCAAACTGCTGAAGGAAGTCCCCCTGAAACGCGACCATCCCGAGCCGCACCGCGACACTCGCCTCGCCCGCAAGCTGGATAACGGCCACTACCTCGTCTGCCAGGAAGGCGACGGCACCGTCCGCGAGTACGATGCCGACGGCAAAGTCTTCTGGGAGTATGCGGTGCCCATGTTTGGCAAGCAAGCCAAGGACGGCCACGGCCCCGAGGCATTCGGCAACTGCACCTTCAGCTCGCTGCGACTCAAGAACGGCAACACACTGCTCACCACCGGCAATGGCCACTCGGTGCTCGAAGTGACCCCGGAAAAGGAGATCGTCTGGAAGATCGAGCAGAACGACCTGCCCGGCATCACTCTCGCTTGGGTCACCACCTTGCAGATCCTACCGAACGGCAACTACATCATCGGCAACTGCCACGCCGGCCCCGGCCAGCCGAACCTGATCGAGCTCGAACCGAAGACGAAGAAGGTCGTGTGGCAGCTCGATGGCTTCGAGCAGTTTGGCAATGACGTGTCGAACACACTGGTGGTGAAGCCCTGA
- a CDS encoding EF-hand domain-containing protein, which yields MHVPKLLPFAVFATLAFVPTAPAAGNGALDRRFDKADINDNGEVDSTEFLALEPRSKSWVEAIYRFNLADIDHNGGLSLTEFRASNGGKEGGKPSRSQKFALADADEDGFLDPEEFARTLAQSKPWRKVLRDFGRKDHNDDSQLSFQEFGGGIVTPF from the coding sequence ATGCACGTGCCGAAACTCCTGCCGTTTGCCGTTTTCGCGACCCTCGCCTTTGTTCCAACCGCTCCTGCCGCTGGAAACGGCGCGCTCGATCGCCGCTTCGACAAGGCCGATATCAATGACAACGGAGAGGTGGATTCGACAGAGTTTCTCGCGCTCGAGCCGCGGAGCAAGTCGTGGGTGGAGGCGATCTACCGCTTCAATCTGGCTGACATCGATCACAACGGCGGCCTCTCGCTGACCGAGTTCCGCGCATCAAATGGCGGCAAGGAAGGTGGGAAGCCGAGCAGGTCGCAGAAGTTCGCCCTGGCCGACGCGGATGAGGACGGCTTCCTCGATCCGGAGGAATTCGCCCGCACGCTCGCCCAGAGCAAGCCGTGGCGGAAGGTGCTGCGTGACTTCGGCCGGAAGGATCACAATGACGACTCTCAGCTCAGTTTCCAGGAGTTCGGCGGCGGCATCGTCACCCCATTCTGA
- a CDS encoding SRPBCC family protein → MLHSLFQEQNLPITPAEAWEFFSTSHNLDAITPPDLGFRIIHCPSEKIHEGQIIEYRIKIVPGVWLPWVTEIKGVDEGRCFIDEQRFGPYKFWHHRHIFEPVENGVKIIDQVHYALPFGPLGRIVHALFVRRKMEWIFRFRREELERRFGRRA, encoded by the coding sequence ATGCTCCACTCGTTGTTTCAGGAACAAAATCTCCCCATCACTCCCGCCGAGGCGTGGGAGTTCTTCTCTACATCCCACAATCTCGACGCCATCACCCCGCCGGATCTCGGCTTCCGCATCATCCACTGCCCGTCGGAAAAAATCCACGAAGGGCAAATCATCGAATACCGCATCAAGATCGTCCCCGGCGTGTGGCTACCGTGGGTGACCGAGATCAAGGGCGTCGACGAAGGCCGCTGCTTTATCGATGAGCAGCGCTTCGGCCCCTACAAGTTCTGGCACCACCGGCACATCTTCGAGCCCGTGGAAAACGGGGTGAAGATCATCGATCAGGTCCACTACGCCCTGCCTTTCGGGCCGCTGGGCCGCATCGTTCATGCGCTCTTCGTCCGGCGGAAGATGGAATGGATCTTCCGCTTCCGCCGGGAGGAACTTGAGAGGCGCTTCGGCCGTCGGGCCTGA